A portion of the Stigmatopora argus isolate UIUO_Sarg chromosome 15, RoL_Sarg_1.0, whole genome shotgun sequence genome contains these proteins:
- the ebi3 gene encoding interleukin-27 subunit beta, translating into MTEARYWILLVWVVAGADGATFAADPDIHCWCASYPNVTFCSWAEPSNEAPLSYTASYSERRQPSSSKPCHLTPPTPSSSERLWHCHLPDLKLLTDYILNVTTLWSTGKSSSHLSSFMLEDIVKPDPPVDVKVSPHHDKRVSMEWSPPPTWSRLDMAPLKYQIKYQWEHKGRAKSVSMGPLESSSVELRGLRPGREYTFEVCAQDLLGLGQCSRWSRPVSAILPASKMS; encoded by the exons ATGACTGAAGCACGCTATTGGATTCTTCTGGTTTGGGTGGTCGCCGGCGCCGATGGAGCGACATTCGCCG CTGATCCAGATATTCACTGTTGGTGTGCGAGTTACCCGAACGTCACGTTTTGCTCGTGGGCTGAACCCTCCAATGAAGCACCGCTGAGCTACACTGCTTCCTACAG cgagagacGTCAGCCGTCAAGCAGCAAGCCTTGCCATCTCACGCCACCTACACCCTCCTCTTCAGAGCGG ctTTGGCACTGTCACCTGCCCGACCTAAAGCTTCTGACCGATTACATCCTCAATGTGACCACACTGTGGTCTACGGGAAAAAGTAGCTCTCACCTGAGCAGCTTCATGCTGGAAGATATCG TGAAACCCGACCCCCCCGTGGACGTCAAGGTGTCCCCCCACCACGACAAGAGGGTGTCGATGGAGTGGTCGCCGCCCCCGACGTGGTCTCGCCTGGACATGGCGCCGCTCAAATACCAGATCAAGTACCAGTGGGAGCACAAGGGTCGAGCCAAGTCTGTTAGC ATGGGTCCCTTGGAGAGTTCCAGCGTGGAGCTGAGGGGTCTGAGACCGGGGAGGGAGTACACCTTCGAGGTGTGCGCTCAGGACCTGCTGGGCCTGGGCCAGTGCAGTCGCTGGAGCCGGCCCGTCAGCGCCATTTTGCCCGCCAGCAAAATGTCCTAA
- the odf3l2a gene encoding outer dense fiber protein 3-like protein 2a: MEEVKKRPSISAKHRGPGPGCYALPPTLGYVNHDVTKATGPAYTFRTRMSSAMVGVDSSPGPRYHVGAQVTRFGRMETPAFSMLGRGRRIVSKVDKFLTPGPGAYSPEKAPPLSAQRRPPAYTMGAAARYRPDAVPAPNSYALPELTGRRVPNKRSGLSYSMSARREPGGPSEDLARTPGPCRYDSTAPDVYLPRQPSFSMQSRTRRPAYPSATPGPGAYRPEGSAAHLRRAPSFTMGVRHSEFVTPLVLDFVH; the protein is encoded by the exons ATGGAAGAAGTCAAGAAACGGCCGTCCATCTCTGCTAAACACAGAG GCCCGGGCCCAGGATGCTACGCTCTGCCTCCGACGCTAGGCTACGTTAACCACGACGTCACCAAGGCAACGGGCCCCGCCTACACCTTCCGCACCCGAATGAGCAGCGCCA TGGTGGGCGTGGACTCCAGCCCGGGACCCAGATACCACGTGGGCGCCCAGGTGACGCGTTTCGGGCGAATGGAAACGCCCGCTTTTTCCATGCTGGGCCGAGGGAGGCGCATCGTCAGCAAAG TGGACAAGTTCCTGACCCCCGGCCCGGGGGCCTACAGTCCGGAGAAGGCCCCGCCCCTCAGCGCTCAGCGCCGACCGCCCGCCTACACCATGGGGGCCGCCGCACGCTATCGCCCGGACGCGGTGCCGGCGCCTAACag CTACGCGCTTCCCGAGCTGACGGGCAGGCGGGTCCCCAACAAGCGGTCCGGGCTCAGCTACAGCATGTCGGCCCGCCGGGAGCCGGGGGGGCCCTCGGAGGACCTGGCCCGGACTCCCGGCCCTTGCAGGTACGACAGCACGGCCCCGGACGTCTACCTTCCGCGCCAGCCCTCCTTCTCCATGCAGAGTCGGACCAGAAGGCCGGCCTACCCCTCGGCCACCCCGGGGCCGGGGGCCTACCGACCGGAGGGCTCGGCGGCCCACCTCCGCCGGGCCCCCTCCTTCACCATGGGGGTCCGCCACTCGGAGTTTGTCACGCCGCTCGTCTTGGACTTTGTGCACTGA
- the LOC144089423 gene encoding rab GTPase-activating protein 1-like isoform X2 yields MDDEAENPLDKCQMENRRLQQTSLRLEQENDSLAHRLITSKVALRNALDKAEDSVEVLTGDLFMTRRELHATEEEKRGKEEEAAMLKEVLRRELQGAEQEVKRSSVIIADYKQICSQLTARLEKQQDSHSQEVRSLESALKACPRCSGAAAAECGEERGSCEEEESEAGVPEWEQLRPDGTPTAAEVRRRDREEASLKAQMRQLEKELAQTKLQVVEANCKIQELEHERGILANDLQDAKNNWISKAFTSLRTSTDGGGGGPNGWKLSWPHKDGREKV; encoded by the exons ATGGACGACGAGGCGGAAAACCCACTCGACAAATGCCAG ATGGAGAACCGTCGTCTTCAGCAGACCAGCCTTCGTCTGGAGCAGGAGAACGACAGTTTGGCCCACAGGCTCATCACCAGCAAAGTGGCCCTGAGGAACGCCCTGGATAAA GCGGAGGACAGCGTAGAGGTGCTGACCGGCGATCTGTTCATGACCCGACGTGAACTGCATGCCACCGAGGAGGAGAAGCGAgggaaggaggaggaggccgCCATG TTGAAGGAAGTGTTGCGGCGGGAGTTGCAAGGCGCCGAGCAGGAAGTCAAGCGCTCGTCGGTCATCATCGCCGACTACAAACAG ATCTGTAGCCAGCTGACCGCCCGTCTGGAGAAGCAACAGGACAGCCACTCGCAGGAGGTCCGCTCGCTCGAG AGCGCTTTAAAAGCCTGCCCGCGTTGTTCCGGCGCCGCGGCGGCGGAATGCGGAGAAGAGCGAGGAAGCTGTGAAGAGGAGGAGTCGGAGGCGGGCGTCCCGGAGTGGGAGCAACTGCGCCCCGACGGCACCCCCACGGCAGCGGAAGTGAGGCGGCGGGACCGGGAGGAGGCCTCCCTCAAGGCGCAGATGAGGCAGCTGGAGAAGGAGCTGGCTCAGACCAAGTTGCAGGTGGTGGAGGCCAACTGCAAGATCCAG GAACTGGAGCACGAGAGGGGAATCCTGGCCAACGACCTGCAGGACGCCAAGAACAACTGGATCAGCAAAGCCTTCACCTCGCTGCGTACGTCCAccgacggaggaggaggaggccccAACGGATGGAAACTGTCGTGGCCACACAAAGATGGCCGAGAAAAGGTGTGA